The window ACGTGTGGGCGAAATTGCTTCGTGCCACACATGTGACGCTATCATTTGGGAATAAAAGTAGTGTCCCTATCATACGTTCTTTCTGAGCCATCGTGGAATTTGCTTGTTCTTTTTAGAGCAGATCTCATCGAGTAAATGAAGTTGAAGGGAAATAATTGTGCAGCAAGCGTAAGTTCATGAGAATGAAACAACATGTAACACTGTGCAACTCTACGTACAGATTCACTCTAGTCTTTGGCTACAAGGTATTATGGATGTTCAGGAGTGAAACTCTAGTCTGAAGCAGACTACTAAACACCTTCTCGCTCCCACTCTCGAGCTCGCCAATGCGTTCCTCAAGCCTCTCCAATGCTGCCGCCGTCTCTGGCAGTGACACCGCCTTCTTGGCCACATGCACGACCAGCAGCCTCGCCAGCCACGCGTTCGAGCGCACCGTCTCGACCACTGCCGATACGTCCGGGGACATTGTCGCACACCACAGGAAGATGGCCTCCGACGCCGACGCcgtggccgccgccgcctccgccaccaCGCCGGTGACCTCACCGTCCGCGGCATGCACCGGCGCCAGCATGGTGTGCCTCGAGGCGTGCCGCATCGCCGCGGCGAGGCCGAACAGCTCCTTCTCTGCGCGCCTGCGTGCCCGGAGCGACGCGGCGACCATCACGCCGTCCCCGAGCCGGACGCCCGCCCGCAACTGCGCGACGCTCTGCTTGAGCGCGAGCAGCGCCTGCTCGAACGAGCCGTACGCGTCGGCGAGCGTGAGGAACCGATCGCAGGCGGACGCGTCGTGGCGGAGGGCCGCCGCGGCCTGCGGCAGCGCGAGGAACTCGCCGAGCACGGCCAGGACGGCCTCCACGTGCGCGAGCCCCGAAGTCCCGTCCGTGGCGGAGGCCGACCACGCCCTGAGCGCGCGGACGCCGGCGTCGAGGCGCGTGTGGACGGGGTGGCACTGGCAGTGGCACGGATGGCTCGCCGACCGGGCGTGCGCGGCcttcctcctccccgcggccgcgGTGCCTCTGAGAGCGAAGTGCATCATGCCACGAGTATCAGCAGCGGTTGCACGTTGGTTTTCTTGGCGCGCTGGTGGGTGGAATCGAGGGGACAAGGACGTGAGCTTATATGACCGTGCCCGCCCGCCAGAGCGCCGTGGTTTGCCGCAACTTGCGGCGTCGAAGGAAAAGCTTTCGTCCGTGTGGGAGCTGGCGCAGCGCTGGGCTGCTGTTTTCTGTACTGCGGCGCGGGGCAAAACTACTCCGTAGTAGTGGTACGCACATACTCCTACACCGGACTTGACTCTGCCACACAGAACTTGGTACGGAACAGCTTTGCATGCACACGTACTCTGGACGTAGTACTGCATATTCTCGTGAAGTAGGATTGCGTTGACAAGATTGGTTCAATGATAAGGTGGGAATGAACTGTCAACGTTGCTTGGGTCACCAAGATCCGTACGATGATAGGGGTGGGAGTGAACTGTCAACCTCGCTCGAGTCATGGGATCGCCCCAGACATTCCAGGTTGAAGGGCCTCTGTTTTGACGGCCGAAACCAGAACCTGCGGCTGGCTCCGTACTAAGCCTATGTGCTTTTCTTTTTGAGAAATACCAGGTTCCGTGATCTTAGTATATGTAATCACTTCCTTCGTATCAAAATGTAAGAAGCTTTTTAGACTAGTTTAGTCTTAGAAAAATCTTATATTTTAATGAATAGTACTCCCttcgtaaagaaatataaaagtgtttagatcaataaaaacgctcttatattttttACAGAGGGAGCATTTCTCATTCTAGAAAATGTAGTATTCCTCAAAAAAATATATGAAAAAACTGAGACATTCCGGCTCGAAGGGGCTCTGTTTTGACGGCCGAAACCGGAGCCTCTTTGAGGCTGCCTCGGTACTAGTCCTATGTGCTTATTTTAAGCAATACATCGGCCACACATCTATTTATCTGCAGATTTATTGATGAACTGAATATGGATCAGCCGAGGAGCACCCCAACCAATGTGGTAGCAGGTAGAGCAAGGGCGAGACCGAAGGCACCTCCACCAAGTTTCATGAAAATCCAGAAATAAGAGACGAAAGTCTCACCGAGCCTCCTCAGCAATTTGGATTCCTGGCCGTTGGATCTGGCCGCTTGATATATTTTCGGCCGTTGGATCCAGAGGTGGGAGGAGCTGGGCCGTCGGATCGGAGAGGGGTAACTGTAGAAATGAATAGTTACCTCCCGCTGTAAAAGATCTCATGCCACCGCGCGTAATTCCAGCCCCCTAGGGCATTTTAGTCATTTCACTGTTGGGTATAAAATATCGGCAGCTCCTCCCgtagaaccctagccgcctcttcTCTCCCCTTCCCAGCCGCTCGCCCCGTCTCGCCCGCCCCACCCCGCCCGTCCCGCTCGCCGTGGCCGTGGCCGATGACCGCGGCCCCGTCggcccgccccgccgcctccccccccccccccccccccgcccgtccCGCTCGCCGTGGCCGATGACCGCGCCACCAGGGACCGTGGCCACTCGATGAGGAGGCCTGGACCTTGGCGCAGAGCCGTGCCcccgtgcggcggcggcggcagatccCTCCTCATCGCAGTGCCATCCCTCCTGCCGGTGCCACGCCGCGTCGCGATGCCGCTGGCTCGATCTCCTTGTCCCCTCCTCTCCTGTCAAGCGCACGACCTCCGCCAAGGCCGCACCCGAGGCCGACCAGGAGGCCACGGTCACCAAGTGCCCACGCAAGGGCACCACATCCGGGAAGAAGAAGTTGGCGCCCGAGGCGGCGGTGGGCAAGAAGCAGCAGAATTTGTGAGAGGCTAGGGTTTGTCTCTGTCGAGGGAACTGCAGGTCGACCCCttctctccctcctttctctttTCTTGTTTGTCTGTAGGCTTGGGCTTGTAGGTTTTGTCTTCTCAGTCTGGAAATGTTGTTGGATTCGGACTATATTCCAAAGATGGCCACTTTTCTGAGGCCTTTTGTGCTTCCTTCTTTGGAATCGATGGGAGAGAGAAGGGTTTAGCTAGGTTCCAAATATTGGGATATTTTGGATCTGCCGCTTGACTAGGTTCCAAAAAATGGACTTTTGTTGTTGCCTTGTTAGCTTTAGGTGGTTTGCATAAAATGTGCTTTTGTTGTTCACAAGGGACTTGGTCCTGCTTAGGTTCTTGAAGTCGTTTAGTAATTAGGAGGCACTCTTATGATGTGTATTGGGATTAGTGTTTGGGATTGTGGATGTGCTGCTAAG is drawn from Aegilops tauschii subsp. strangulata cultivar AL8/78 chromosome 1, Aet v6.0, whole genome shotgun sequence and contains these coding sequences:
- the LOC109732816 gene encoding uncharacterized protein, which encodes MMHFALRGTAAAGRRKAAHARSASHPCHCQCHPVHTRLDAGVRALRAWSASATDGTSGLAHVEAVLAVLGEFLALPQAAAALRHDASACDRFLTLADAYGSFEQALLALKQSVAQLRAGVRLGDGVMVAASLRARRRAEKELFGLAAAMRHASRHTMLAPVHAADGEVTGVVAEAAAATASASEAIFLWCATMSPDVSAVVETVRSNAWLARLLVVHVAKKAVSLPETAAALERLEERIGELESGSEKVFSSLLQTRVSLLNIHNTL